The genomic stretch TTTTTTGTTCGAATCAGAAGGAAAACGCCTCCTCAATATCTCCTTCGGCTCTCCTATAAATGAAATCATTATTGACACACTCATTGTGAAGGTAAGTCGTTTTTGATttcacattttctcaaatagtcaacaaaaaatttcatacaTGCAAAAATGGAAATAGAAGTCCTTCAGTCTGCAACTAATTAAGACCATCCCCAACTACTGAAAAGAAAACGACAGCAGCAAGAGCATGAAGTAAAACTGACTTGGAAAAGTGAATTTTGTTGTTGCTCTTACATCCACACTTAATATCAGTAGTTGGGAATGGCGATAGAGGGTTGGACATTAAGAAAGCCCACTGATACTAGTCATTAATCATACGTGGCTTGCATTACACAGTGCAAACAAATGAACATGCAGAAGGTAGTTAGCATAAATGGCAGGAATAACTGGGACCTGAGATATATGAATCTTATAGTGTCTTCCGTACTTAAATGGGATTCCTGTTTGAGGATACCATGTTGATCTCTCTCTGTTCCCATTCCTTTGAAGTCACAGTCTAGTAGGTCCGCACATGGACACATACATTATGAAGATTCTAAGGAGTACATCTCTGCATATTTCATGTAATGATAGAAATGAGATAATCTACGAACTCTTCCATTGATATTCTTATAAGTCCTTAAATGCTTGTGAAATGCAGGTTGTTTTGCCTGAAGGTTCTCGAGATATATCTGTTTCTGCACCATTTCCTGTTAAGCAATGGCAAGAGGTATTACTTTCTAATTTTGTCACCCTTTGTTCGTTCTTCCTTCTGTAGTGAGTTCCTATGTTTCTAATTCCTATGGTTCTCTTATTCTGGATCTTTCAATAAAATGATAAGAGCATGTTTTTTATGCAGACAAAAGTTTCCCACTTGGATGTTATTGGCAGACCAGTAATAGCGTTGGAAAAGAGTAAAGTTGTGCCAGAGCATGATCAGTATTTCCAGGTAGTCTCACATCTTCCCGAGATAATGAATTGCCTGAAGCCGATATTTTTAATAGAACACCTCACGCACGCGGAAGTCAGAATGCTAAGTAATGGTGCATCTGTATTTTTCAGGTTATTACGTCAGCATAGCTGTCTGTTTCCATAAAGGATTTATAGTTTGCCACTGGCACAGGTTATTGAATTATGAGATTAGTGTGGTGAGGGAGAGCAAAATCAGCGCTAGTACAGTTTTTAATCCTTTACTTTGGATGTGCGGATTATTCAATTCTCTGAAATAAGTCTCTCCTTCTCATGAACTATAGGGAACTCAatgaattttcttctttcagGAGAGGTCCCAACAAAATATTAGTTCAGTGAATAGTGAGAGTTGCAATGaatgaatttctttctttgggtTCTTGAGCATCTAGACAAAATAGTGGAATTATTTGGAATGTCCATCTAATGAGATATTGTTCCAATTGCTTGCAGGTTTATTACAAGTTTAACAGTATTTCAATGCTCAGGGAGCCAATGATGTTGATTTCTggaatttttctcctttttgttgCTTGCATTGTATATGTGCATGCTGACTTGTCAATCTCCAAGTCATCCGCGTCATATTTGGCTAAGCTTCAATGGGAAGAGGTAAGGAGTTTGCCTCTAGTTTGTGCTTTTGTTTGCAATGCAAGAGAGTGCATGGAGTGAAGACTTCAGTCTCTTTATTGCAGGTCCAATCTGTGATTCAGCAAGTTAACAATCTCATTAACCGATGCTTAATGGTACATGACAAGCTGGATGCATCTCTGCGTGATCTTTCTAGGACGGGTGATGTTCAAGCTTGTAAGGCAGCACGCAAACATGCAGATGGTCTGTTGAAAGAGCTCTCTAAGGAATTAAAGCCCTTGCTGTCAATCTTGCAAACTTCTCCCCAGGCTGCTCAGATATTGCCCAAGGTTAGATATGCCATTTCTTCTCATATCTGTTATGGCAAGAAAATTCAGGATTAGTCTGCTACTGTTCCACCTTTTAATTTATTGTGGCCTTTTGTGTTTGCTGGCAGAATATTGGTATTCTGCTGCGGCTGTCAGAATTGAGTGAATTTGTTTGTACATTTGGTTGATGGATCATAATTTGTTCTAAAGGTTGTCCAGGAGGCTAAAACCCCCCCAGCAAGCCCACAAACAACCGATTTTACCAATAGAATGTTTTTACAAAGCTGGACACTGACTGATTGAGACTGCTTGAACTGGTTTGAGTAGTGGTTGAGCCATCAAATTGGCACGCTGACATGGTTTGAAAAGGGGTTTCATGTGGTTGGATTCTCACTAGAGTCCCATTGGGCTGGGTGTACAGTAAGAGTGAGCAGAGTGATTGAGAGTATCAAGAGAAAAATCATATCTGGATCTTCAGATCTGTTAAGTTTGTGTTAGAAATGGTTCAAGCAAATCAAGTCTCTGTCTTAATTACTCGTATCTTTAACACATTATGAGAAAACAAAGCTGTCCTGTATGTAGGTGAAAAGAATGTCCAGTGTGTTTCTTGATGGGAAACTGTCTGGTCGCATTAAGAGGAATGTATCCTGATTTTCTTTATGTAGGTGGAAGAGCTGGTGGTCAGGGAGAGAGAGTTGCAAGATAAGCTGATGGTTAAGCACACCACCGTGGTAGACTGTTATGAAAAGAAGGTTTCGGGACGGGAAATTGAGAACCGGATAGCTTCGCAGCAGAACAAAATAACTGCACTGAGACAGGAGGTGGATGATCTTCTGGACTTCATCGATGAATTATGACATCCCGGTCGCATCTATTGTCCATCACTCATCATTACGTCTCCTCCTCGACAGCCCTAGTAAGTAGGTGGGAAACTTGCCTTTTTCTGTGCGCTTGGGCCTGATTGGCAATATTTAAGAACAGTGGAGAAATTTTGTTGTGATTAGGGAATTTCAACTCGGAGAGTTTCTTTCCCTTAGAATGTCTTCTGTGCTTTTACTGCAAACGTTTCTCTTAGTTCTCCTTTTATTATTTGCTCCTTTCATAAGTAGATCGGCCAAAATCACCAATTTCTCCATCATTTACTATTTATGGTACCATTTTGCATCTTTTGCTTTCATGTTGGACACTAAATTGCTTCGCTCATTAGTTGACAACTTAGATTTATTTACAAAAGCActaattttctttccaaattgcCCCTGCACATCTTCTAAATTCCCCAACCTTCCAAAGCAAAACCTTGATTAGACAATTCTAACCCAACCGCCCAGTGGGCGATGGGTAGCCAAGAGCAGGCTGATGGCTGCATTCGGCAGCCGCAACTGCACCTGACGACGGTGGGTCAGGGTGGATGGAGGAGACTGAAGTTATAGCGCATGTGGTGGGTGGGAAAGGAGGCTATAGTTCATGTCGGGTGAATTGAGAGTTGGGGTGGaggtttcttatcttttttaagTTAGGACAATTTGGACATTTCGGCTATGTGATTCTATAGAAAAATGCACGACGGTTTTCTAGTGTTCTTAAAATAGCACGTCTCTTAtaaatgagaattttttttttcccgtatgGTAATGACATATTAATAACATAGCTTttcctgacaaaaaaaaaagcatgccTTTTAATCTAAGAAAAGCATTTCTTACATCTGAGACACTGAGTAACATGACTTTTGGATTGcctaagaaaagaataaattctttcgaccaaaaaaaggaaaaggaaaagtatgAATTCTTACATTTGAGACACTGTTAAGACGAATCTTTCAAAATGCacaacggttttttttttttttggtcggagcaCAACGGTTTTTGCTCATAAGCCTTTTTTGCCTCTTCATGGGTATGAAATTCGACGCTGGTGTCAGAAAGCTTATCATGGGGAAGAAATCGCAATGATATTCGATGATCCGTCTCTTATCTCAAGTTCGTAAATGTGACATGGGCATGTATCTCCTGCGATTCAGTTTCTTGTGTGTTTCTTCCAAATATGTaaagctcatttttttttttttttgtggtgaaaaTGTAAAGCccattgacaaatcgttaaataattattttaagcacacccgtaattttttttccctcgcgTGTTACGTTTTTTTAGGACATTTTAGACATTTTAATACTAGTCTTTTCCATTCCAAAATCTTCCGAACACCAGAAAAGAAATCACCATGTTATTTCCATCTCATTCCTTCGCAACAGACGAACACAAGAATCTCAATGCATGTGTCATTTCATTCTTTGTCTAGTTTCATTGTTACGCAAACGTAATGTAAAATTATTGATAGTGTGAGAGGCTTATATGAAAATCAATCATGGCATCGATGGTTTAACTAGTTAGTTCGAAAAGTTTAATCTTTAAGTATGAATCTCATTTAGACAATCTACCAAGTTGGAGAAACACAAAATTACATCATGGAAAGGCGATCCCAATCGCGCGATACCCACCAATCAAATCGAGCATTGTTGCTCGGAGATTGATTAAGTGTCCAATGCATCCCGTGCATATCCATCGAGTTATTCATTAGCGTTGCGaattgagaaaaacattttATTTGCCCGATACAAGCACGTGACGGCGTTGATAATATGTAATCGATCGATCACTGTCGTGAATTTCCGTCTTAATTTCACGTGTCACCGGCCGTAACGAGCCGTCGCACAAATCTCCGTCTCGTGAGGAACGGCTCCGTTGCGTTTTGCCTTCTTCTACCCCGGCCACATGGTGAAAGCGTACGGAGGCCCAGAAGCCCATGGCTAAACGGACACGTATTTCCTTCTCATTGGGCCAAGCGAGACGCGATTATCTCCGGGAGCATATATGTAGTCTTCTCGCTGGAGACAGGAAAACTCCCGAGCGCTGCGAGATTGTGATAATACGACGTTACATTCTCCGGCGACCGGCGACGGGTGGGTGGCTACCGGCCTTACAGTTAGGGTTTATCATCCTCGCTGTCGCGTCCACCCATCCATAACTTCGCATTTCTTCGCAAATGGAGACGTCTCTCAGATACGGGGGCGACGCCAAGGCTCTCAGAATCCACGCCAAAGAGAAGATTCCGATCGATTCCAAGACCTTCTTGCAggtgcaatctctctctctctctctgtgctctTTTTCTGGTTTGATATTCAATTGGGTATTACCTGTGCTTAGACGTTCTCGCTTGAATTGGTCTGTTGAGTGTCAGTGCGTCGCGTGAGATAGTCGAATGTCTGATTAGCGAAGCGCCAGGTCTTATGAATCCATGGGAACGAATTAGTGCAAGATAGAGGAGAGAAAAGAGTGTGAAGATTGGCTGAGTGGGGGGGAAATGTATCCGACCTGTCCGGGTTCTCTAATTGATTCTAGCTTAAGCTGCCATTGATGGTGTTAGCGTGAGAAGAAGCCTTAGAGGTCATGCTCAACTGCTACTTAAGAAGTTGCTGCTTTAAATGGTCTAGGCTGACGTTCTCTCCCTTGTTGTATGTCAGCTTCATGGAGAACTCGACACAAGATTGGGAGCTCCGAGTTATCTTAGTGCGATGATACGACACTTCTACCCAGACGTGAGTGACTTATTCTCGTAAATTTTTCGTTGTCAAATCTTGACATCTCTTGTGGCACATTCGGATGCTTCTTATACCTTTGTTTGCTTCTGTCTGCACCATTGTCCTGTAGCTATCTGCTAGCCTCGGCGTAGGAGTGCAATATGATAAAAATGGGAAGCTTCGCTATAATGTACGTGCAAAGAAGGCATTTCCTGTGACTACTAATGGACTATTGAGCTTTAACGTGAAAGGACGGTGCGATGTTGACAAAGAGTTTAAGCAGGTTCGTGATTATTTATGTTTGCAATGACTTTGGTGTAGTGTGATTAGATATGGGGTGAGATGTCCCAAGTTGATCGATTGGTTACCCTCTTGATGTCAAAACACCTTAAAGCTAATTCAgagattaatgcaaaatggTTTTCTATCATTTTATTTGGCTCTCCTGCTCCATATGTTCTGCTCAGCAATTATGTTAGTCAATGTGAGAATTTTATGCCTTTTACAGATTCTAACTGCAACTCATGTTTATTATGATAACAGTGGAAGTCCAGGGGAGGTGCTGAATTTTCTTGgagcattttcaattttcagaaGGACCAAGATGTTAGACTCAAACTAGGCCTTGAAATGTTCGACCAGGTATGGACCATGGAGTCATGTACCTTTTGTGTCATTTGGTTTTCAAATGTTGCTTATGTTTTGTGACCTTTCAGCATAATCTGAGATTGTAGTTGATGGATGGAAAAATCTTGGGTAAGATTGAGTCTGTGCAATTCTTGACATCTATAACCGTTTATTTGATGGCTTCTGTAAACGTTCGTATGCAGCATGCCTTTCTTAGTACAAAGCTTGTGACTCGGTTCTCTTTTCAAGTTAATGCTGGACTAATTTCGTAGTTTTTCCCCCTTTGCATTAAAGGAGTGGTTGTAGTTTGATACTGCTACTGTTATCAGGTCTTTAACAGAGACGCCATTATGCATGTTTGATTGCCTAACTAGAAAGTACTTTTGCTCCAATGGTGCGTATGTTTCGTGAAAAACAaacgatttggaaaatattttcttaaaaattattgcttgtatcgcttacaaacggaaaatgttttcatcgtccacgaaaatatttagacataaattgttatcgaagacgaaaatatttttcattgaccgaTTATTTCAAGTGgtacaagtgattatttttaggaatacattttcaaaattattcattttttggcgAAACAAACTAAGCCTAAGAACCGAACCTTGTAACCCAAATAAATAGATGTCTCTCTAATGGCATCTACTTTATTTTGAAGTGGAGGGGTAAGGGACAAGTCGTAAGACCTCGGGACAAGTCCTATTGGATATATAAGGCCTCCGTGAACTTAACAAAAACATAACACAATATTTGGGCATTTCCATTGACCCTCTCCGCTCTAATTAAGCATTTATTGGTTCATGTCTATATATAAATGTGTGCATGTGCATCTGTATTGCTACTAAGAAGTGCTCTGTAATCAGTATAAGGTCACATAAGGAATGGCCGAGCTCCGCATTGAACCTTATGCTTCCAAACAAGTTCAAAATTATGTGCGGTTGTTGACTCTCGCTCAAAAACCTTTCCAGGTACCATATCTGCAGGTTAGGGAAAACAACTGGACTTTCATTGCAGATACTAATGGTAGGTGGAATTTGAGGTACGACCTATGATTATGAAGGAGCGGAACTGGATCTATTCTTTTTCAGCATATGTGACACCAGAAGTCATGTCCTTCGGTTTTCTGTATTGCTGGATACCTGGTGAACTACATTAGTCAACGAGTAGATGATCAGCTCTTTAGTAAATGTGGTTTATTTACTGCATGTCTTGTTTATTTGGGTCTGGAGGCAGTCAGGTTTATGAATTTGAGTTGGATGATGTGTTGAAGTTCCATTGTTAAGCTAGGCTCAATTGAGATTGCACAGACGGAAAAAGGCCTGTTTCGTGCTCGGTGAAGCATGTTAATCTGTTTCTAGGAGGGTCCCATCATTTAAAGAGTGCCCGTGTTTTCGTGGCATCGCTTATTATCCTCGAGCAGGACCTTGAATCGCTACTTACATACTCGAATGAAGATGCGTTATGAGAAGTCTGATTATTCGTTTTATTTTGACTTATCGACGTCATAATCTACCACTGTCAACAGTGAGATGATGGACGTCAGGCCAGTAAGGTATTTGCCCATTTTAAGTTTCTTTGCACATGGCAATAGGGGAAGAAGTAAACCACTCCCCGTGACATTCTGGTGCGGATGGAGAGGGTGATGTGGTCAGGAGTGTTCGGAGGCTTAGCTCTTATGTAGATGTGATATGTAAGTCGCGTAATTTCATAATCGAGACACATTGTTTTCCTTCTGAAAGTAGGTGAATGTGCTGACCCGAACTCCACGAATAATTCCCTAAGCATGATGCAGATTGATTCTATCATCCGTAGAGGGAGTGTTCCTGAAAAAAAGCAAGGACAGCTCTTTTTCGCATGTTGCCTGTTTCCCGCCATGAAAGCTTTTCTCGGCACGGGAAGTTGGCACTCAACTACCACCTTGCTCGAATAAATGAGTTGACTCTATCTCGACCATTAAATGTTGTGAGCCTTATTTGGGATTCGCATGATCTGATAGTTGAGAACTTGAGATGGAACTGGGTTCCATGTAGCGGGCGCATGTAATATTTATTTCACATCATAGACAGCTTGTAAGTTGTAACATGCCAAACATGCCACTTGCGCGACATTCTGCCCCCAGTGTCACGTTCTTTGTGTGCAAGTGATTATAAAATCTAAAAGAGTTTATGAGGATCTGTCACATGAATTCAAgtgatctctctttttttttttcttgttgaaaaTTATGCACTTCTTAGTGGTTGTGGTGTCTGGCATCGAATGAAAGACGAATTTTGAGCAAgttaaaactgaaaaaaaaaaaaaagaagaagtgaaaaaggtGATAGTGAAAGCGTAATGAGTGATGCCAAACCCCACCCTCGACCCCGAAGAACATGAGGGGAATCATCAAATCATGGCAAGACATTAACAACGGCGCCAAAGGCTGGGGGCGGGGGGCATAATCATGCATATCTTCTGAATCCAAGGACGATTCCGTAACAATACCAGAAATGGAGgacaaaaaagtaatttcagcaAAGTTCTCCATTGCCacccccgacccgacccgatccgaccCGACCAAATTGAGTCCAAACCATTACAAAAATCAGCGGGGGGTGGGTTTAGTTGTTAGTTGCTACCCACAGCTCCCTGTTCCCCCTAATCCTTTCAGACAACACGAACCGAACACCTTTCTCtccccccactctctctctctctcatgactCGCCACCGCTTCCTCGGCGGCGCCGGCTCGCCCCCGGACCCCATCGCCGTCGACTCCGACTTCGTCGTCATCCTCGCGGCCCTCCTCTGCGCCCTCATATGCGTCCTCGGCCTCGTCGCCGTCGCCCGCTGTGCCTGGCTCCGCCgcctctcctccccctcctccttcaCCGCCAGCGCCGGCGGCGGCCCTCCCCCACCACCGCCCCCCCCTCCGCCTTCCAAGGCCAACAAGGGCCTCAAGAAGAAGGTCCTCCGCTCCCTCCCCAAGCTCACCTTCACCTCCGATTCCGCCGCCCGATTCTCCGACTGCACCATCTGTCTCGCGGAGTTCGCCGAGGGGGACGAAATCCGAGTGCTGCCCCACTGCGGGCACGCGTTCCACGTGGCCTGCATCGACCCGTGGCTCGGATCGCACTCCTCCTGCCCGTCCTGCCGCCGGATCCTGGTTGCCGCGCCCACGGTGTGCGAAAAGTGCGGCAATTTGCCGGCCGCGACCCCGAGCTCGAGCACGATCTCCGGCGCAGCTGAGGAGGAGTCCAGAATGAGGCAAAGAGAAGATAACGACAGTAGGTTTTTGCCGTAACACGAATTCCCCCTCTGTGAAGGGCggcttctcttcctctttcctcttGGGGCGTTTGATTTAGATATGCTTAGCTTTAGCACGAAGATGATGTTCATTGATGTCAGGATACGATAGGTTAGTGTCATATGGTCATAGGAATCACGCGTGAAAAAGGGTTGAATCTCAAGCTCAGTTTCAATGGAAAATTCATGAGATCaaggtgttttttctttttttgcctctgtttctcttctttgatCGATGGACTTGTTCATGGGTGTTGGCCATTGACGACCTACAGCTTCCCTGACCGAGTGAGGACATTACCAGACCGGTCTCTATCTCGCCGCGCAAAAAACGACCATCAATGgcggcggctgctgctgctgttgggCTGGCTCCTCCTGTCTGGCCCAAGTGTCCTCCTAGTGGTTGGGTGTTCAATGAACTTTGAGTGGGAGCCATGGatgggtggagagagagagagagagagagagagacagcttTGATCTATTTTACAGGTGGGCCAGTGGGAATCAAGATTAAAAAACAGAAGCAGGGGacccatttttccttttgtgaggAAGAGAGACGGAGAGTCCATGGCCATCAAACGTTGAAGGAAAGAATCTCTCTCTttgggtggagagagagagagagagagagaggctatgAAGAGATTGACCCGTTTCAATTCCAATGATCCCACaaatcttttgtctttttcacagttctttccttttcccctgATTTGCTTTTGCCGTTTTGGACCGGCTTTCAGCCGCTGCGGACGTGGGATGTCCGCTTGTGACTGTCCGAACATGGATCGAGATAGGATacgaatttgaaaatttattgggATTTTACGGAAAATCTCTTCATGTTGTCTGGTGAATACCCGGATGTAACATTGCTTCTTGCTGTATGCTATCCACCACGCCGGCGGCTTCTCACAGGCCACAGCGACGACGGCCACAACCCCTGCACCGAGCCATCGAGGAAGTTCATGCGTTAAGCTAATAGATCAACCAAACTGGATGATTGGAATGTTATGTAAATGCATGCGCAATCAATCACACTAGCAGTCCAGCATCCGTTGACCCGAGTGCACCTGTGTAGAAAAGTGCTTTCAACTATTAggtcaaccctttttttttcttttggcttcttCTGCTCGGAGAATTCCATCTCTTTACGTTTTCTTTAGTGGGAAATCAAGATGATGATAATAACAATATCTACGAACCACCCATTTGATTTATACAGCACACGATCTATGGTTGTTCAACATATTTTATCCGCCAAGTGCATCGGGGACGGAG from Rhodamnia argentea isolate NSW1041297 chromosome 2, ASM2092103v1, whole genome shotgun sequence encodes the following:
- the LOC115738587 gene encoding outer envelope pore protein 21, chloroplastic-like, with amino-acid sequence METSLRYGGDAKALRIHAKEKIPIDSKTFLQLHGELDTRLGAPSYLSAMIRHFYPDLSASLGVGVQYDKNGKLRYNVRAKKAFPVTTNGLLSFNVKGRCDVDKEFKQWKSRGGAEFSWSIFNFQKDQDVRLKLGLEMFDQVPYLQVRENNWTFIADTNGRWNLRYDL
- the LOC115738586 gene encoding RING-H2 finger protein ATL80 — protein: MTRHRFLGGAGSPPDPIAVDSDFVVILAALLCALICVLGLVAVARCAWLRRLSSPSSFTASAGGGPPPPPPPPPPSKANKGLKKKVLRSLPKLTFTSDSAARFSDCTICLAEFAEGDEIRVLPHCGHAFHVACIDPWLGSHSSCPSCRRILVAAPTVCEKCGNLPAATPSSSTISGAAEEESRMRQREDNDSRFLP